The following coding sequences are from one Streptomyces dengpaensis window:
- a CDS encoding M1 family metallopeptidase, translated as MPLTPRSRVPRPRTRRVKAALLSSAVSVCLIAASAPSPATPLGIGDRLFPNLGNPGYDVTSYDLAFTYPGTNSKPLTAVTTIDAVTSSRLERVNLDFARGTVGSVEVNGARATFTSAGEDLVVTPAEPVGEGRWMRVTVHHTSDPVPATGQEGGWVRTKDGLAMANQADAGHLVFPSNDHPSDKAMFTIHVTAPNEYTAVANGVPAGADRAGGSTTWTYRTRHPMATELAQVSIGRSTVPHRAGPHGLPLRDVVPAKDSERLEPWLKKTPDHVAWMEGKVGRYPFETYGLLVADAQTGFELETQTLSLFERELFTDPAFPKWYVESIMVHELAHQWFGDSVSPRTWSDLWLNEGHATWYQALYAEEKAHKPLEDRMRAAYRASDSWRDAGGPPAAPKAPKPGQKISIFRPNVYDGAALALYALRQEIGRPAFERLERVWVSAHRDDVASTADFVELASGLTGRDLSGFFKAWLYNKKTPPMPGHPDWKSDAPQERKGA; from the coding sequence ATGCCGCTGACCCCCCGCTCCAGAGTCCCCCGTCCCCGAACCCGCCGCGTCAAGGCGGCCCTGCTCTCCTCGGCCGTCTCCGTCTGCCTGATCGCCGCGAGCGCCCCCTCACCCGCCACGCCGCTCGGTATCGGCGACCGGCTCTTCCCGAACCTGGGCAACCCCGGATACGACGTCACGTCGTACGACCTTGCCTTCACCTATCCCGGCACCAACAGCAAGCCGCTCACGGCCGTCACCACGATCGACGCCGTGACGTCCTCCCGGCTCGAGCGCGTCAACCTCGACTTCGCGCGCGGAACGGTGGGGTCGGTCGAGGTCAACGGAGCGCGAGCGACGTTCACGAGCGCCGGAGAGGACCTGGTCGTGACGCCGGCGGAGCCGGTGGGCGAAGGCCGCTGGATGCGCGTCACCGTGCACCACACGAGCGACCCGGTTCCCGCGACGGGCCAGGAGGGCGGCTGGGTGCGGACCAAGGACGGGCTCGCGATGGCCAACCAGGCCGATGCGGGGCACCTGGTCTTCCCGTCCAACGACCATCCCTCCGACAAGGCGATGTTCACGATCCACGTGACCGCGCCCAACGAGTACACGGCCGTGGCCAACGGTGTCCCGGCCGGAGCGGACCGTGCCGGCGGGTCGACCACCTGGACGTACCGTACCCGGCACCCCATGGCCACCGAGCTGGCCCAGGTGTCCATCGGCCGTTCCACGGTGCCGCACCGGGCGGGGCCGCACGGCCTGCCCCTCCGCGATGTCGTGCCCGCCAAGGACAGCGAGCGGCTCGAACCGTGGCTCAAGAAGACCCCCGACCACGTCGCCTGGATGGAGGGGAAGGTCGGGCGGTACCCCTTCGAGACGTACGGGCTGCTCGTGGCCGACGCGCAGACCGGCTTCGAATTGGAGACACAAACGCTCTCTCTCTTCGAGAGAGAGCTCTTCACCGATCCCGCGTTCCCGAAGTGGTACGTCGAGTCGATCATGGTGCATGAGCTGGCGCACCAGTGGTTCGGCGACAGCGTCAGCCCTCGCACCTGGTCCGACCTGTGGCTCAACGAGGGGCACGCCACCTGGTACCAGGCCCTCTATGCCGAGGAGAAGGCGCACAAGCCCCTGGAGGACCGGATGAGGGCGGCCTACCGGGCGTCCGACTCCTGGCGGGATGCCGGCGGGCCGCCCGCGGCTCCGAAGGCACCCAAGCCCGGCCAGAAGATCAGCATCTTCCGGCCGAACGTCTACGACGGCGCGGCCTTGGCCCTGTACGCGCTGCGCCAGGAGATCGGGCGTCCCGCCTTCGAGCGCCTGGAGCGCGTCTGGGTGAGCGCGCACCGCGATGACGTCGCGTCGACGGCCGACTTCGTGGAGCTCGCCTCCGGCCTCACCGGCCGCGACCTGAGCGGATTCTTCAAGGCGTGGCTCTACAACAAGAAGACACCGCCGATGCCCGGCCACCCGGACTGGAAGAGCGACGCCCCGCAGGAGCGCAAGGGCGCCTGA
- a CDS encoding RelA/SpoT family protein: MSAEATNPATPGPATPSSKLSAPPPLPTSHERGDSEQGAPPSHRRKSRPRIDLRRLGRAALLGPAARDRLPDAIGHVAEAHRAHHPDADLEPLRRAYVLAESSHRGQMRKSGEPYITHPLAVTLILAELGAETTTLTASLLHDTVEDTEVTLNQVRKEFGDEVCYLVDGVTKLEKVDYGAAAEPETFRKMLVATGNDVRVMSIKLADRLHNMRTLGVMRPEKQARIAKVTRDVLIPLAERLGVQALKTELEDLVFAILHPEEYEHTRELIAANAARDDDPLAEIAEEVRTVLRDAGIQAEVLIRPRHFVSVHRVSRKRGPLRGADFGRLLVLVNEDADCYGVLGELHTCLTPVVSEFKDFIAVPKFNLYQSLHTAVARGDGQVTEVLIRTHQMHKVAEAGVIALGNPYAPPSEEQADGAGDRPFDGERADPTRPGWLSRLLDWQEGAPDPDTFWSTLREDLAQDREITVFRADGGSLGLPEGASCVDAAYAQYGEDAHACIGARVNGRLATLSTLLRDGDTVQLLMGQDPASEPSREWLEHAHTPAARIAIQRWLAAHPSPSGTAHPSSGETEPPEQPAATPRPAADARAARPAANAVVDQPGASVRLAGCCTPVPPDEVTGFAVRGGVVTVHRVECAGVARMKSTGRAEVGVRWGDTTECRVALVAESFGRPHLLADLTEAIAQEGVAIVSATVEPPSQQRVRHTYTLQLPDAARLPALMRAMRNVAGVYDVSRAQHQAAGAQ; encoded by the coding sequence ATGAGTGCGGAGGCGACGAATCCCGCGACGCCAGGCCCTGCAACGCCCTCCTCCAAGCTCTCGGCCCCTCCTCCTCTCCCGACTTCGCACGAGCGGGGGGACTCCGAGCAGGGAGCACCCCCATCGCACCGCAGGAAGAGCCGTCCCCGCATCGATCTGCGCCGCCTGGGCCGGGCCGCGCTGCTCGGCCCGGCGGCCCGCGACCGGCTGCCCGACGCGATCGGCCACGTGGCCGAGGCCCACCGCGCCCACCACCCCGACGCCGACCTGGAGCCACTGCGCCGGGCGTACGTCCTCGCCGAGTCCTCGCACCGAGGCCAGATGCGCAAGAGCGGCGAGCCGTACATCACGCACCCGCTCGCCGTGACCCTGATCCTCGCCGAACTCGGCGCGGAGACCACGACGTTGACCGCGTCCCTGCTCCACGACACCGTCGAGGACACGGAGGTGACGCTCAATCAGGTGCGCAAGGAGTTCGGCGACGAAGTCTGTTACCTGGTCGACGGCGTCACCAAGCTGGAGAAGGTCGACTACGGGGCCGCCGCCGAGCCCGAGACGTTCCGCAAGATGCTGGTCGCGACCGGCAACGACGTCCGCGTGATGTCGATCAAGCTCGCGGACCGGCTGCACAACATGCGCACCCTCGGCGTGATGCGCCCCGAGAAACAGGCGCGCATCGCCAAAGTGACCCGGGACGTGCTGATCCCGCTCGCCGAACGGCTCGGCGTGCAGGCGCTCAAGACCGAACTGGAAGACCTCGTCTTCGCGATCCTGCACCCCGAGGAGTACGAGCACACCCGCGAGCTGATCGCCGCCAACGCGGCCCGCGACGACGATCCGCTCGCGGAGATCGCCGAGGAGGTACGCACGGTCCTGCGCGATGCCGGGATCCAGGCCGAAGTCCTCATAAGGCCACGGCACTTCGTCTCCGTGCACCGGGTGTCGCGCAAGCGCGGCCCCCTGCGCGGCGCCGACTTCGGACGGCTCCTGGTGCTCGTGAACGAGGACGCCGACTGTTACGGGGTCCTCGGCGAACTGCACACCTGTCTCACCCCGGTGGTCTCGGAGTTCAAGGACTTCATCGCCGTACCCAAGTTCAACCTGTACCAGTCGCTGCACACGGCGGTCGCACGCGGAGACGGCCAGGTCACCGAAGTCCTCATCCGCACCCACCAGATGCACAAGGTCGCCGAAGCCGGGGTCATCGCACTCGGCAATCCCTACGCTCCTCCTTCGGAGGAGCAGGCGGACGGCGCCGGGGACCGTCCCTTCGACGGCGAGCGCGCAGACCCCACCCGCCCCGGCTGGCTCTCCCGGCTGCTCGACTGGCAGGAAGGCGCCCCGGACCCGGACACGTTCTGGTCCACGTTGCGCGAGGACCTCGCCCAGGACCGCGAGATCACCGTCTTCCGCGCCGACGGCGGCTCGTTGGGACTCCCCGAGGGCGCCAGTTGCGTGGACGCGGCCTACGCGCAGTACGGCGAGGACGCACACGCCTGCATCGGCGCCCGCGTCAACGGCCGCCTGGCGACGCTGAGTACGCTCCTGCGGGACGGCGACACCGTGCAGCTCCTCATGGGGCAGGACCCCGCGTCCGAGCCCTCCAGGGAGTGGCTGGAGCACGCGCACACGCCCGCCGCGCGGATCGCCATCCAGCGCTGGCTCGCCGCGCATCCCTCGCCCAGCGGCACCGCGCATCCCTCATCCGGCGAGACGGAGCCCCCGGAGCAGCCCGCGGCGACCCCCCGGCCTGCCGCCGACGCGCGCGCCGCACGGCCCGCCGCGAACGCCGTCGTCGACCAGCCCGGCGCGTCTGTACGGCTCGCGGGCTGCTGCACTCCGGTACCGCCCGACGAGGTGACCGGCTTCGCCGTGCGCGGGGGTGTGGTGACGGTCCACCGCGTGGAGTGCGCCGGCGTGGCGCGCATGAAGAGCACGGGGCGCGCTGAAGTCGGCGTGCGCTGGGGCGACACCACCGAGTGCCGGGTCGCGCTGGTCGCCGAGTCCTTCGGGCGACCGCATCTGCTCGCCGACCTCACCGAAGCCATCGCCCAGGAGGGCGTCGCCATCGTCTCGGCGACCGTCGAACCGCCCAGCCAGCAGCGCGTACGGCACACGTACACGCTGCAACTCCCGGACGCGGCGCGCCTGCCCGCGCTGATGCGGGCGATGCGCAACGTAGCGGGGGTGTACGACGTGAGCCGGGCGCAGCACCAGGCGGCAGGCGCGCAGTAG
- the dapF gene encoding diaminopimelate epimerase, translated as MSTRIAFLKGHGTENDFVIIPDPENVIDLPPAAVTTLCDRRAGIGGDGLLHVVRSAAHPEAQGMAAEAEWFMDYRNGDGSIAEMCGNGVRVFVRYLQHAGHVTEGDIAVATRGGVKTVHLAKDGDITVGMGKAILPEGDVTVSVGERSWPARNVNMGNPHAVAFVDDLAHAGNLFTPPSFSPASAYPDGVNAEFVADRGPRHVALRVHERGAGETRSCGTGACAVAVAAARRDGADPAVTGTPATYTVDVPGGRLVITVRPDGEIEMTGPAVIVAEGEIDADWWAASRR; from the coding sequence ATGAGCACGCGGATCGCCTTCCTCAAGGGCCACGGGACCGAGAACGACTTCGTGATCATCCCGGACCCGGAGAACGTCATCGACCTTCCCCCGGCAGCCGTAACCACCCTGTGCGACCGCCGAGCGGGCATCGGCGGTGACGGTCTGCTGCATGTCGTACGGTCCGCCGCGCACCCCGAGGCGCAGGGGATGGCGGCCGAGGCGGAGTGGTTCATGGACTACCGCAACGGCGACGGCTCGATCGCGGAGATGTGCGGCAACGGAGTCCGTGTCTTCGTGCGCTACCTCCAGCACGCCGGACATGTGACCGAAGGGGACATCGCGGTCGCCACGCGCGGGGGCGTGAAGACCGTGCACCTGGCCAAGGACGGCGACATCACCGTCGGCATGGGCAAGGCGATCCTCCCCGAAGGGGACGTCACCGTGAGCGTCGGCGAGCGCAGCTGGCCCGCGCGCAACGTCAACATGGGCAACCCGCACGCCGTCGCCTTCGTGGACGACCTCGCGCACGCGGGCAACCTGTTCACGCCGCCGTCCTTCAGCCCGGCGTCGGCGTACCCGGACGGGGTCAATGCCGAGTTCGTGGCCGACCGCGGCCCGCGCCACGTCGCCCTGCGCGTCCATGAGCGCGGCGCCGGAGAGACCCGCTCGTGCGGCACGGGCGCGTGCGCCGTGGCCGTCGCCGCGGCTCGCCGCGACGGCGCCGACCCGGCCGTGACCGGGACCCCGGCGACGTACACCGTGGACGTGCCCGGCGGACGCCTGGTGATCACCGTGCGCCCGGACGGCGAGATCGAGATGACGGGCCCAGCGGTGATCGTCGCCGAGGGCGAGATCGACGCGGACTGGTGGGCCGCGTCACGGCGCTGA
- the miaA gene encoding tRNA (adenosine(37)-N6)-dimethylallyltransferase MiaA yields MISAPLAPRVIAVVGPTAAGKSDLGVFLAQRLGGEVVNADSMQLYRGMDIGTAKLTPEERGGIPHHLLDIWDVTVTASVAEYQRLARARIDALLAEGRWPILVGGSGLYVRGAVDNLEFPGTDPEVRALLEEELTLRGSGALHARLAAADPEAAHAILPSNGRRIVRALEVIEITGKPFTANLPGHDSVYDTLQVGVDVARPELDERIARRVDRMWAQGLVDEVRALEAQGLREGRTAPRALGYQQVLAALAGECTEEEARAETVRATKRFARRQDSWFRRDPRVHWLSGAAADLTELPELALALVERPVTA; encoded by the coding sequence GTGATTAGCGCACCCCTCGCCCCCCGGGTCATCGCCGTCGTCGGACCGACCGCGGCAGGAAAGTCCGATCTGGGCGTTTTCCTCGCCCAACGCCTCGGAGGCGAGGTCGTCAACGCCGACTCCATGCAGTTGTACCGAGGGATGGACATCGGCACCGCCAAGCTGACGCCCGAGGAGCGCGGAGGGATCCCGCACCACCTCCTGGACATCTGGGACGTGACGGTCACGGCCAGCGTCGCCGAGTACCAGCGGCTCGCCCGCGCCCGCATCGACGCGCTGCTCGCCGAGGGCCGCTGGCCGATCCTGGTGGGCGGCTCCGGGCTGTACGTCCGCGGCGCCGTCGACAACCTGGAGTTCCCCGGCACCGACCCCGAGGTGCGGGCCCTCCTGGAGGAGGAGCTCACGCTGCGCGGCTCCGGCGCGCTGCACGCACGGCTGGCCGCGGCGGACCCCGAGGCCGCCCACGCGATCCTGCCCAGCAACGGCCGCCGTATCGTCCGCGCCCTCGAAGTCATCGAGATCACCGGCAAGCCCTTCACCGCCAACCTTCCAGGTCACGACTCGGTGTACGACACCCTTCAGGTCGGCGTCGACGTGGCGCGCCCCGAGCTCGACGAACGCATCGCGCGCCGGGTCGACCGGATGTGGGCACAGGGGCTCGTGGATGAAGTGCGCGCCCTCGAGGCCCAGGGCTTGAGGGAGGGGCGCACGGCACCGCGCGCGCTCGGGTACCAGCAGGTGCTCGCGGCGCTCGCGGGGGAGTGCACTGAGGAAGAGGCGCGCGCAGAGACCGTGCGCGCCACCAAACGCTTCGCGCGCCGTCAGGATTCGTGGTTCCGGCGCGACCCTCGGGTGCATTGGCTCAGTGGGGCTGCGGCGGATCTCACAGAACTCCCAGAGCTCGCACTGGCGTTGGTCGAACGACCGGTTACAGCCTGA
- a CDS encoding antitoxin — MSLLNNLKSKLAPAKDKVSDFAQQHGDQIGQRLDKAAKVVDDKTKHKYSDKIQTGTGKAKGAVDRLAHKDSGGATPPPDAPPPPPAS; from the coding sequence ATGAGTCTCCTCAACAACCTGAAATCCAAGCTGGCGCCTGCCAAGGACAAGGTCTCTGACTTCGCGCAGCAGCACGGGGACCAGATCGGTCAACGGCTCGACAAGGCCGCGAAGGTGGTCGACGACAAGACCAAGCACAAGTACAGCGACAAGATCCAGACAGGCACAGGCAAGGCGAAGGGCGCCGTGGACCGGCTCGCGCACAAGGACAGTGGCGGTGCCACGCCTCCGCCGGACGCGCCACCCCCGCCTCCGGCTTCCTGA
- a CDS encoding class III extradiol dioxygenase subunit B-like domain-containing protein, which translates to MLVAAAVCPCPPLLVPDVAAGAAPELDAARAACTDALGVLAASRPDLLVVVGPAEQSGRGRHPQGARGSFRGFGVDLDVRLGGAKPASGTGEPLASGVSERELPPSLAVAAWLLERTGWSDAPIEGLGVGEPLAAERCIQVGEEIVAQAERVALLVMGDASACRTLKAPGYLDERAEGFDAEVARALGTADVAALKALDADLAYELKASGRAPWQVLAGAAEGAGLGGALLYDDVPYGVGYLVAAWS; encoded by the coding sequence ATGCTTGTTGCCGCCGCAGTCTGCCCCTGTCCGCCGCTGCTCGTCCCCGACGTCGCCGCCGGTGCGGCGCCCGAGCTGGACGCCGCGCGCGCGGCGTGCACGGACGCGCTGGGCGTACTGGCCGCTTCCCGCCCCGACCTGCTGGTCGTCGTAGGCCCCGCCGAGCAGAGCGGGCGCGGCAGGCACCCCCAGGGGGCGCGGGGCTCGTTCCGCGGATTCGGTGTCGATCTCGACGTACGCCTCGGGGGAGCAAAGCCGGCTTCAGGGACGGGGGAACCTCTGGCCTCCGGGGTGTCGGAGCGGGAACTGCCGCCCTCGCTCGCCGTCGCCGCGTGGCTGCTGGAGCGCACGGGCTGGTCGGACGCTCCCATCGAGGGTCTCGGTGTGGGGGAACCTCTCGCGGCCGAGCGGTGTATCCAAGTCGGAGAGGAAATCGTCGCGCAGGCCGAGAGGGTGGCACTGCTGGTGATGGGCGACGCCAGCGCGTGCCGGACGCTCAAGGCGCCGGGCTACCTCGACGAGCGCGCGGAGGGCTTCGACGCGGAGGTCGCGCGTGCGCTGGGGACGGCGGACGTGGCGGCCCTCAAGGCGCTGGACGCCGATCTCGCGTACGAGCTGAAGGCATCCGGGCGAGCCCCCTGGCAGGTCCTCGCGGGCGCGGCCGAAGGCGCGGGACTGGGCGGCGCGCTGCTCTACGACGATGTGCCGTACGGGGTGGGGTATCTGGTGGCGGCCTGGTCGTAG
- the miaB gene encoding tRNA (N6-isopentenyl adenosine(37)-C2)-methylthiotransferase MiaB gives MSSSDRSQAVDVQEPKTYEVRTYGCQMNVHDSERLSGLLEDAGYVRAPEGSDGDADVVVFNTCAVRENADNRLYGNLGRLAPMKTKRPGMQIAVGGCLAQKDRDTIVKKAPWVDVVFGTHNIGKLPVLLERARVLEEAQVEIAESLEAFPSTLPTRRESAYAAWVSISVGCNNTCTFCIVPALRGKEKDRRTGDILAEIEALVGEGVSEITLLGQNVNAYGSDIGDREAFSKLLRACGQIEGLERVRFTSPHPRDFTDDVIAAMAETPNVMPQLHMPLQSGSDTVLKAMRRSYRQDRYLGIIEKVRAAIPHAAITTDIIVGFPGETEEDFEQTLHVVREARFTQAFTFQYSKRPGTPAATMEGQIPKEVVQARYERLVALQEEISWEENKKQVGRTLELMVAEGEGRKDGATHRLSGRAPDNRLVHFTKPDEEVRPGDVVTVEITYAAPHHLLAEGAVLNVRRTSAGDAWEKRNAAEAAKPAGVMLGLPKIGAPEPLPVATSGCGCD, from the coding sequence ATGAGCAGCAGCGACCGGAGCCAGGCAGTGGACGTTCAGGAACCGAAGACCTACGAAGTACGCACTTACGGGTGCCAGATGAACGTCCATGACTCCGAACGGCTCTCCGGCCTCCTGGAGGACGCCGGTTACGTGCGCGCGCCCGAGGGCTCGGACGGCGACGCGGACGTGGTCGTCTTCAACACCTGCGCCGTACGGGAGAACGCCGACAACCGGCTGTACGGCAACCTCGGCCGCCTCGCCCCGATGAAGACGAAGCGCCCCGGGATGCAGATCGCCGTCGGCGGCTGTCTCGCGCAGAAGGACCGCGACACCATCGTGAAGAAGGCGCCCTGGGTGGACGTCGTCTTCGGGACGCACAACATCGGCAAGCTGCCGGTCCTCCTGGAGCGCGCCCGCGTCCTGGAAGAGGCGCAGGTCGAGATCGCCGAGTCGCTCGAAGCGTTCCCCTCCACGCTGCCGACCCGCCGCGAGAGCGCGTACGCCGCCTGGGTCTCCATCTCGGTCGGCTGCAACAACACCTGCACCTTCTGCATCGTCCCGGCGCTGCGCGGCAAGGAGAAGGACCGCAGGACCGGCGACATCCTCGCCGAGATCGAGGCCCTGGTCGGCGAGGGCGTCTCCGAGATCACGCTGCTCGGGCAGAACGTAAACGCTTACGGGAGCGACATCGGCGACCGCGAGGCCTTCAGCAAGCTGCTGCGGGCCTGCGGTCAGATCGAGGGCCTGGAGCGCGTGCGCTTCACCTCGCCGCACCCGCGCGACTTCACCGACGACGTGATCGCCGCCATGGCGGAGACGCCGAACGTGATGCCGCAGCTGCACATGCCGCTCCAGTCCGGCTCGGACACCGTCCTGAAGGCGATGCGCCGCTCCTACCGCCAGGACCGCTACCTGGGGATCATCGAGAAGGTACGGGCCGCCATCCCGCACGCGGCGATCACCACCGACATCATCGTGGGCTTCCCCGGCGAGACCGAGGAGGACTTCGAGCAGACCCTGCACGTGGTCCGCGAGGCCCGCTTCACGCAGGCGTTCACCTTCCAGTACTCCAAGCGCCCCGGGACCCCGGCGGCCACCATGGAGGGGCAGATCCCCAAGGAGGTCGTCCAGGCGCGCTACGAGCGTCTTGTCGCCCTCCAGGAGGAGATCTCCTGGGAGGAGAACAAGAAGCAGGTCGGCCGCACCCTGGAGCTGATGGTCGCCGAGGGCGAGGGCCGCAAGGACGGCGCCACGCACCGCCTCTCCGGCCGCGCCCCCGACAACCGCCTGGTCCACTTCACCAAGCCCGACGAAGAGGTCCGCCCCGGCGACGTGGTCACCGTCGAGATCACGTATGCCGCCCCGCACCACCTCCTCGCCGAGGGCGCCGTCCTGAACGTGCGCCGCACGAGCGCGGGGGACGCGTGGGAGAAGCGCAATGCCGCCGAGGCCGCGAAGCCGGCGGGCGTCATGCTGGGGCTGCCGAAGATCGGCGCTCCGGAGCCGCTGCCGGTGGCGACGAGTGGATGCGGGTGCGACTGA
- a CDS encoding MazG nucleotide pyrophosphohydrolase domain-containing protein codes for MHPSPASLVRAFHAAFGLDARSTPTEVSPHLAAHRGELLAEEAAEVAEVSVSGPLDRLAHELADVVYVAYGTALVHGIDLDAVIAEVHRSNMTKLGPDGRVARRADGKVLKGEHYRAPDVSEILRRQGWTAAGA; via the coding sequence ATGCACCCCTCTCCCGCCTCCCTGGTCCGCGCATTCCACGCCGCCTTCGGCCTCGACGCCCGCAGCACGCCGACGGAGGTCTCCCCGCATCTCGCCGCCCACCGCGGAGAACTGCTCGCCGAGGAGGCCGCCGAAGTCGCCGAGGTATCGGTCAGCGGCCCGCTCGACCGGCTGGCGCACGAGCTGGCCGACGTCGTGTACGTGGCCTACGGCACGGCCCTCGTCCACGGGATCGACCTCGACGCGGTGATCGCCGAGGTCCACCGCTCCAACATGACGAAACTGGGTCCTGACGGCCGGGTCGCCCGCAGGGCCGACGGCAAGGTCCTCAAGGGGGAGCACTACCGTGCCCCGGACGTCTCGGAGATCCTCCGCCGCCAGGGCTGGACGGCCGCCGGGGCATAG